Sequence from the Solanum stenotomum isolate F172 unplaced genomic scaffold, ASM1918654v1 scaffold12576, whole genome shotgun sequence genome:
AAACTGATTTCATAACCGAAACAATATCCGTTTTCTTAGTGAATTTCTTTATGCCAAGCAGACCCTTAAGTTGTTGAAGGCTGATAGTAATTGCTGCTCCACCCATGAACCCAACAATCGCAGCATGAGATAGAAAGTCAATCAAGAAACCCAACCTAAACACAAAAACAAGTCAGCATAGATTCAAAGAGTAGTAATTATACGATATTAGGAAGAGGAAATAACCTGAAAAATCCAAGAACAAACTGTGTAATGCCTGCGAAAAATGTAGCAGTGAAAGCAAGGCGCTGATACTCGTGTTTTTGCTTAACAGGATCAAGTTCTTGTTGAAGCATACTTCCA
This genomic interval carries:
- the LOC125850009 gene encoding sulfate transporter 1.2-like, with protein sequence SSFVPPLIYAFMGSSRDIAIGPVAVVSLLLGSMLQQELDPVKQKHEYQRLAFTATFFAGITQFVLGFFRLGFLIDFLSHAAIVGFMGGAAITISLQQLKGLLGIKKFTKKTDIVSVMK